One window of Cohnella hashimotonis genomic DNA carries:
- a CDS encoding aspartate-semialdehyde dehydrogenase, with amino-acid sequence MSTPTLFNVAVVGATGAVGEQILKQLAARNFPIKELKLLSSARSAGTKIEFKGRTYTVEEATPDSFKGVEIALFSAGGDVSKALIPHAIEHGAVCIDNTNAYRMDPTTPLVVPEVNIGKVAEHKGVIANPNCSTIQMVAALKPLYDRYGISRIIVSTYQAVSGAGARAIDEMLRQSKEVLAGNDPQPDILPVGSLPVKHQIAFNAIPQIDKFQDNGFTLEEMKMIRETKKIMDDDTLEVTATCVRIPVVYGHSESVYVELKQDFDIGEIKTLLAGSPGIVLQDDPDSQLYPLATDAAGKNEVFVGRVRRDLSNPRALNLWIVSDNLLKGAAWNAVQIAEHIAASRA; translated from the coding sequence ATGTCTACGCCTACGTTGTTTAACGTCGCCGTCGTGGGAGCGACCGGCGCCGTTGGGGAACAGATCCTGAAGCAGCTCGCAGCGCGCAACTTCCCGATCAAGGAACTGAAGCTTCTCTCTTCGGCGCGCTCCGCCGGAACGAAGATCGAATTTAAAGGCCGGACCTATACGGTCGAAGAGGCGACGCCGGACAGCTTCAAGGGCGTCGAGATCGCGCTTTTCAGCGCGGGCGGAGACGTATCCAAGGCGCTTATTCCACATGCGATCGAGCATGGAGCCGTGTGCATCGACAATACGAACGCTTACCGCATGGACCCGACGACGCCGCTCGTCGTGCCCGAGGTTAACATCGGCAAGGTTGCGGAGCACAAGGGCGTCATTGCGAACCCGAACTGCTCGACGATCCAGATGGTCGCCGCGCTTAAGCCGCTATACGACCGGTACGGCATTTCCCGCATCATCGTATCGACGTACCAAGCCGTTTCCGGCGCCGGCGCGCGCGCGATCGACGAGATGCTTCGGCAGTCGAAGGAAGTGCTCGCGGGCAACGATCCGCAGCCGGACATTTTGCCGGTAGGATCGCTGCCTGTCAAGCATCAGATCGCCTTCAACGCGATTCCGCAGATCGACAAGTTCCAGGACAACGGCTTCACGCTCGAAGAGATGAAGATGATCCGGGAAACGAAAAAGATCATGGACGACGACACGCTCGAAGTCACCGCGACTTGCGTACGGATTCCGGTGGTGTACGGCCACTCCGAGTCGGTCTACGTCGAGCTCAAGCAAGACTTCGACATCGGCGAGATCAAGACTTTGCTCGCCGGCTCGCCGGGCATCGTGCTCCAGGACGATCCGGACAGCCAGCTTTATCCGCTTGCGACCGATGCGGCGGGCAAGAACGAAGTATTCGTCGGACGCGTCCGGCGCGACCTGTCCAACCCGCGCGCGCTTAATCTGTGGATCGTATCCGACAATCTGCTCAAAGGCGCAGCTTGGAACGCCGTTCAGATCGCCGAACACATCGCAGCTTCGCGCGCCTAA
- the dapG gene encoding aspartate kinase — MVTVQKFGGTSLSDADARGHVLRHIRREYEAGAGLVVVVSAMGRRGEPYATDTLLEWIGANGAGLAEREKDLLMSCGELISAATLCSLLGAHDLPSVVLTGAQAGIVTDNKFGAARIVEVKTERILASLAQGKIVIVTGFQGATADGEITTLGRGGSDTSATALGAALQADVVDIYTDVDGILTADPRVVSEARQLAVVSYDEICNMAHNGAKVIHPRAVEIAMKAGIPVRVRSTFSDGEGTLVTHANAAEGHIGWSDRTVTGLAHVKGVTQIAISAEGTALNPQLEVFRSMARNGISVDFINVMPAGVLYTVTDGDAPLALRLLAEMGFEPRVRSGCAKVSVIGGGMNGEPGVMAKIVEALAERQIPILQSADSNTTIWVLVREEDMAAALSALHSAFALHAVS, encoded by the coding sequence ATGGTTACGGTTCAAAAGTTCGGAGGGACGTCGCTGTCCGATGCTGATGCTCGGGGGCACGTCCTCCGTCATATTCGGCGAGAATACGAAGCCGGCGCCGGTCTGGTCGTCGTCGTGTCCGCAATGGGCCGGCGGGGCGAGCCGTATGCGACCGATACGCTGCTGGAGTGGATCGGCGCGAACGGCGCCGGCCTGGCCGAGCGGGAGAAGGACTTGCTGATGAGCTGCGGAGAGTTAATCTCCGCAGCTACTTTATGCAGTCTGCTTGGCGCCCATGATCTGCCTAGCGTCGTCTTAACGGGCGCGCAAGCCGGCATCGTTACGGATAACAAGTTCGGTGCCGCGCGTATCGTAGAGGTGAAGACCGAACGGATCCTTGCAAGCCTTGCGCAAGGCAAGATCGTCATCGTGACGGGATTTCAGGGCGCTACGGCAGACGGGGAGATCACCACGCTCGGGCGCGGCGGCAGCGATACGTCGGCTACCGCGCTCGGCGCCGCGCTTCAAGCGGACGTGGTGGACATCTACACGGACGTCGACGGCATTTTAACCGCGGATCCGCGGGTCGTGTCCGAAGCCCGTCAGCTCGCAGTCGTCAGTTACGACGAGATTTGCAACATGGCCCACAACGGGGCCAAGGTCATTCATCCGAGAGCTGTCGAGATTGCGATGAAAGCCGGCATCCCGGTGCGCGTTCGCTCCACCTTTTCAGACGGAGAGGGGACGCTCGTCACGCATGCCAACGCGGCCGAAGGCCATATCGGCTGGAGCGACCGGACGGTGACCGGGCTTGCGCATGTCAAAGGCGTCACGCAGATTGCGATATCCGCGGAAGGGACTGCGCTTAATCCGCAGCTTGAAGTATTTCGGTCGATGGCCAGGAATGGTATCAGCGTCGACTTTATAAACGTTATGCCTGCCGGCGTCCTTTATACGGTGACTGACGGCGACGCGCCGCTTGCGCTGCGGCTGCTCGCGGAGATGGGCTTTGAGCCTCGCGTCCGCAGCGGCTGTGCCAAGGTTTCGGTCATCGGCGGCGGCATGAACGGGGAACCGGGCGTCATGGCGAAGATCGTGGAGGCGCTTGCCGAGCGGCAGATCCCGATCCTGCAGTCCGCGGACTCGAATACGACGATCTGGGTGCTCGTGCGCGAGGAGGATATGGCGGCCGCCTTGTCGGCGCTCCATTCCGCTTTTGCCTTGCATGCGGTATCATGA
- the dapA gene encoding 4-hydroxy-tetrahydrodipicolinate synthase, with protein MDFGRLITAMVTPFNEQLQIDWEATGRLIDELIEVQKSDSLVVSGTTGESPTLTEEEKLELFRFSVRRAAGRAKIIAGTGSNDTAHSIHLSKIAEEAGVDALLLVAPYYNKPNQEGLYLHFKAIAESTKLPVILYNVPGRTVVSLSTATTLRLAQLPNVVATKECASVEQITELVAGAPEGFIVYSGDDGITLPTLAVGGYGIISVASHVVGAEMKQLIDSFLEGRIAEAAQLNAKLFPVFKGLFQCPHPVPNPVAVKHALTAKGLNVGGVRLPLAPATAEERAFIEALFN; from the coding sequence ATGGATTTCGGCCGCCTGATTACAGCAATGGTGACGCCATTTAACGAGCAGTTGCAAATCGATTGGGAAGCGACCGGACGGCTGATCGACGAGCTCATCGAGGTTCAAAAGTCGGATAGTCTGGTCGTGTCGGGCACGACGGGCGAATCTCCGACATTGACCGAAGAGGAGAAGCTTGAGCTGTTCCGCTTCTCGGTACGCCGCGCCGCCGGACGCGCCAAGATCATCGCCGGCACGGGCAGCAACGACACGGCGCATTCCATTCATTTGAGCAAGATTGCCGAGGAAGCGGGCGTCGACGCTTTGCTGCTCGTCGCTCCTTACTACAATAAGCCGAACCAAGAGGGCCTGTACCTGCACTTCAAAGCGATCGCAGAATCGACGAAGCTGCCGGTTATTTTGTACAATGTGCCGGGCCGCACAGTCGTGAGCTTATCGACTGCTACTACGCTTAGGCTCGCGCAGCTTCCGAACGTTGTGGCAACCAAGGAATGCGCGTCCGTCGAACAAATTACCGAGCTGGTTGCGGGAGCGCCTGAAGGCTTTATCGTATACAGCGGAGACGACGGCATCACGCTTCCGACGCTGGCCGTAGGCGGCTATGGCATTATTAGCGTAGCGAGCCATGTCGTCGGCGCTGAAATGAAGCAATTGATCGATTCCTTCCTTGAAGGACGGATCGCGGAGGCTGCGCAGCTCAACGCCAAGCTTTTTCCGGTCTTCAAAGGCCTGTTCCAATGTCCGCATCCAGTGCCGAATCCCGTCGCCGTCAAGCATGCCCTGACAGCCAAAGGACTGAACGTAGGCGGCGTGAGACTGCCGCTCGCTCCCGCTACCGCAGAAGAACGGGCCTTTATCGAGGCCTTGTTTAACTGA
- a CDS encoding dipicolinate synthase subunit B produces the protein MNWQGITVGYALSGSHCTLPEIMPQIQRFVDAGANVVPVVSQSVLTTDTRFGASAHWRSELTRMTGNEIISTIVDAEPLGPSKRFDVMIIAPCTGNTTSKLANAMTDGPVLMAAKAQMRNGKPLVLAISTNDGLGLNAANIAKLLVAKNIFFVPFGQDNPQQKPNSLVARMDLAIDTCEAALQGKQLQPMLIERFLFA, from the coding sequence ATGAATTGGCAAGGAATCACGGTCGGATACGCGTTATCCGGCTCGCACTGCACGCTGCCGGAGATCATGCCTCAGATCCAGCGCTTCGTAGATGCCGGAGCGAACGTCGTGCCGGTTGTCAGCCAGAGCGTGCTGACGACGGACACCCGCTTCGGGGCATCGGCGCATTGGCGATCGGAGTTGACCCGCATGACGGGCAACGAGATCATCAGTACGATCGTGGACGCCGAGCCGCTCGGTCCTTCCAAGCGATTCGACGTGATGATCATCGCGCCTTGCACGGGCAATACGACGAGCAAGCTGGCCAATGCGATGACAGACGGACCGGTGCTGATGGCCGCCAAGGCCCAGATGCGCAACGGAAAGCCGCTCGTGCTGGCGATCTCCACGAACGACGGACTTGGCCTTAACGCCGCGAATATCGCGAAGCTGCTCGTCGCGAAGAATATTTTCTTCGTGCCGTTCGGCCAGGACAATCCGCAGCAGAAGCCCAACTCGCTTGTCGCCCGGATGGATCTGGCGATCGATACGTGCGAAGCGGCCCTTCAGGGCAAACAGCTGCAGCCGATGCTTATCGAACGGTTTTTATTCGCTTGA
- a CDS encoding ribonuclease J has protein sequence MSKKNSTDKLLIYALGGVGEIGKNMYVVQYGNDIVVVDAGLKFPEEEMLGIDVVIPDITHLLDNREKVRGILVTHGHEDHIGGLPYVLKQLNVPIYATRLTTGLIENKLKEAGLLGDTKRILITADSEVQMGSIKASFFRTNHSIPDSVGVCLETPEGVVVHTGDFKFDHTPVNDQYADLQRMAEIGKRGVLALLSDSTNAERPGFTPSESNIGKEFEEIFRRAKQRVVVATFASNVHRVQQVINAAAETRRKMAVVGRSMVNVVTIASEMGYLDVPEGMIIEPEEVNKLPADRVVILSTGSQGEPMSALSRMARSTHRKVDILAGDTVIISATPIPGNEKYVGRTVDELMRLGAHVIYGPGSVSGVHVSGHGSQEELKLMLNLIRPQYFIPIHGEYRMLRHHALLGESVGIERENIFLCDIGDVVEFQNGTARKAGKIPSGNVLIDGLGVGDVGNIVLRDRKLLSQDGILVVVVTLSKQDGTILSGPDIISRGFVYVRESEGLLEEANRIVTGTLHKLMSDNVNEWASLKTNVKDALGRFLYEQTRRRPMILPIIMEV, from the coding sequence TTGTCCAAGAAAAACAGCACAGACAAATTATTGATTTACGCGCTTGGCGGCGTCGGCGAGATCGGGAAAAATATGTATGTCGTTCAATACGGGAACGATATCGTCGTCGTCGACGCGGGCCTTAAATTTCCGGAAGAAGAGATGCTCGGCATCGACGTCGTCATTCCGGACATTACCCACCTGCTGGACAACCGCGAGAAGGTTCGCGGCATCCTCGTCACGCACGGTCACGAGGACCATATCGGCGGGCTTCCTTACGTACTGAAGCAACTGAACGTTCCGATCTACGCGACGCGCCTGACGACCGGACTGATCGAGAACAAGTTGAAGGAAGCGGGCCTGCTGGGCGATACCAAGCGCATTCTGATCACCGCAGATTCGGAAGTGCAGATGGGTTCGATCAAGGCTTCCTTCTTCCGTACGAACCACAGTATCCCGGACTCGGTCGGCGTTTGCCTCGAGACGCCCGAGGGCGTCGTCGTGCATACGGGCGACTTCAAGTTCGACCATACGCCGGTCAACGATCAGTACGCCGACCTGCAGCGGATGGCCGAGATCGGCAAGCGCGGCGTGCTCGCGCTGCTGTCGGACAGCACCAATGCGGAGCGCCCCGGATTCACGCCGTCGGAGAGCAATATCGGCAAGGAATTCGAGGAGATCTTCCGCCGTGCGAAGCAGCGCGTCGTCGTAGCTACGTTCGCTTCGAACGTCCATCGTGTTCAGCAGGTCATCAATGCCGCTGCCGAGACGCGCCGCAAGATGGCCGTCGTCGGCCGCAGCATGGTGAACGTCGTGACGATCGCATCGGAAATGGGATATCTTGACGTTCCGGAGGGCATGATCATCGAGCCCGAAGAAGTGAACAAGCTGCCGGCGGACCGCGTCGTGATCCTGTCGACCGGCAGTCAGGGAGAGCCGATGTCGGCGCTGTCTCGCATGGCTCGCTCTACGCACCGCAAAGTGGACATTCTTGCCGGCGACACCGTCATTATTTCGGCGACGCCTATTCCGGGCAACGAGAAATATGTCGGCCGAACTGTCGACGAGCTTATGCGCCTAGGCGCGCACGTCATTTACGGGCCAGGCTCCGTATCCGGCGTACACGTATCCGGACACGGCAGCCAGGAAGAGCTCAAGCTCATGCTCAACCTGATCCGTCCGCAGTATTTTATTCCGATTCACGGCGAATACCGGATGCTTCGGCATCATGCCCTGCTCGGCGAATCGGTCGGCATCGAGCGGGAGAACATTTTCCTGTGCGACATCGGCGACGTCGTCGAGTTTCAGAACGGAACCGCGCGCAAGGCGGGCAAGATTCCTTCTGGCAATGTTCTTATCGACGGACTGGGCGTTGGCGACGTGGGCAACATCGTACTTCGCGACCGCAAGCTGCTCTCCCAGGACGGCATCCTGGTCGTCGTCGTTACGCTGTCCAAGCAGGACGGCACGATTTTGTCGGGACCGGACATTATTTCCCGCGGCTTCGTATACGTTCGCGAATCCGAAGGCCTGCTTGAAGAAGCCAACCGCATCGTGACGGGGACGCTCCACAAGCTGATGAGCGACAACGTCAATGAATGGGCTTCGCTGAAGACCAACGTAAAGGATGCGCTCGGGCGTTTCCTCTACGAGCAAACGAGAAGAAGACCGATGATCCTGCCGATCATCATGGAAGTATAA
- the dpsA gene encoding dipicolinate synthase subunit DpsA, protein MLTGVHIIVAGGDARQLEVIRRLTELDATVTLMGFERLDTPFSGVTKTEWTPDALRGADALLLPVAGTEEDGAISAIFTDQELKFTDDYAAALPKTCKIYTGLARPYLRKLGEKHRLTVVELFERDDVAIYNSIPTAEGALMMAIQHTDITIHGSRCMVLGLGRTGMTMARTLQGLGAVVMAGVRREDAFARAYEMGFEPFYIADLARLAGNIDLIFNTIPNMIVTAQVISKLPLRAVIIDLASKPGGTDFRFAEKRGIKALLAPGLPGIVAPKTAGRIIANSLCQSILDDYKQGEAP, encoded by the coding sequence CGAAGTCATAAGGCGGCTTACCGAACTGGATGCGACGGTAACGCTGATGGGATTCGAGCGTCTCGACACGCCTTTTTCGGGCGTGACCAAGACGGAGTGGACCCCGGACGCGCTGCGAGGCGCGGACGCGCTGTTGCTGCCGGTGGCCGGAACGGAAGAGGACGGTGCGATCTCGGCGATTTTCACGGATCAAGAACTGAAGTTTACGGACGACTATGCCGCCGCACTGCCGAAAACGTGCAAAATCTATACCGGACTTGCAAGACCCTATTTGCGCAAGCTCGGAGAGAAGCACCGGCTGACGGTCGTAGAGTTGTTCGAGCGGGACGACGTAGCCATTTACAATTCGATACCGACGGCGGAAGGCGCCTTGATGATGGCGATTCAGCATACGGATATTACGATCCACGGTTCGAGATGCATGGTGCTCGGACTCGGCCGGACGGGGATGACGATGGCCCGTACGCTGCAGGGATTGGGAGCGGTCGTGATGGCTGGCGTGCGTCGGGAAGACGCATTCGCAAGGGCGTACGAGATGGGCTTCGAGCCCTTCTATATCGCTGATTTGGCGCGTCTGGCGGGGAATATTGACTTGATTTTTAATACGATACCGAATATGATAGTCACAGCACAAGTGATCTCCAAACTTCCCCTTCGCGCGGTCATTATCGACCTTGCATCCAAGCCCGGCGGCACCGACTTCCGCTTCGCGGAGAAGCGCGGCATCAAGGCGCTTCTGGCACCCGGATTGCCCGGCATCGTCGCCCCCAAGACGGCAGGACGCATCATCGCGAACAGTCTGTGCCAGAGCATTCTGGACGACTACAAACAGGGGGAAGCGCCATGA
- a CDS encoding ClpP family protease, with protein sequence MSNNEAPGTSEQPATPDEARKGSVAAENIVQLGTASVPQAESNVFCLTIIGQVEGHMMLPPQNKTTKYEHVIPQLVAAEQSSKVEGLLIVLNTVGGDVEAGLAIAEMISSLSKPKVAVVLGGGHSIGVPIAVAADYTLIAESATMTIHPIRMNGLVIGVPQTFEYLDKMQERVVRFVTRHSRVGETKFKELMFKTGELARDIGTTVVGPDAVSYGLIDAIGGIGEALRELNRRIAERKLAFAAPQGGEVQ encoded by the coding sequence TTGTCGAACAACGAAGCGCCCGGCACTTCGGAGCAGCCCGCAACGCCGGACGAAGCCCGCAAAGGCTCGGTCGCCGCGGAAAATATCGTTCAGTTGGGAACGGCGAGCGTGCCGCAGGCGGAGTCGAACGTTTTTTGCCTCACGATTATCGGGCAAGTCGAAGGCCATATGATGCTGCCGCCGCAGAACAAGACGACCAAGTACGAGCATGTGATTCCTCAGCTGGTAGCAGCCGAGCAAAGTTCGAAGGTTGAAGGCCTTCTCATCGTGTTGAACACAGTCGGGGGAGATGTCGAGGCGGGCCTTGCGATCGCGGAGATGATCTCTTCGCTGTCCAAACCGAAGGTGGCTGTCGTGTTAGGCGGAGGCCACTCGATCGGCGTGCCGATCGCCGTTGCGGCCGATTATACGCTGATAGCGGAAAGCGCGACGATGACGATTCATCCGATCCGCATGAACGGCCTTGTCATCGGCGTTCCGCAGACCTTCGAATACTTGGATAAAATGCAGGAGCGGGTCGTCCGCTTTGTCACCAGGCACAGCAGGGTTGGGGAGACGAAGTTTAAGGAACTGATGTTCAAAACGGGTGAGCTTGCCCGAGATATCGGTACGACGGTCGTCGGTCCGGATGCGGTATCGTACGGATTGATCGACGCGATCGGGGGAATCGGTGAAGCGCTTCGCGAGCTCAACCGACGAATCGCCGAGCGCAAGCTGGCGTTCGCCGCGCCGCAGGGAGGCGAAGTGCAATGA